ttcctctttacccacgactgcctgccaactcacccttcaaacacaatagttaagtttgcggatgacaccacagttgtaggccgtatcaccaacagtgATGAGACGGcttacagggatgagattcagtgCCTCACATTATGGTGCActccaacaatcttgtcctcaacatGCAGAAGACGAAGacactgattgtggacttcaggagatctagaagctgcagccactcctccatacacatcaatggggtggaagtggagtgtgtctccagctttaaataccttggagtccacatcagcgaggacctcttctggacatcaaacacccaggcccatgtgaaaaaggcccaacaacacctgtatttccagaggaggctgagaagcgcccgtctatcccccaagaTTCTCACCaatttctaccactgcaccatagagatcatcctgaccagctgcatctcggtgtggtacggcaactgcacctcagtagaccagaaagctctgcaggggtcgtcaaggcggcccagcatatcaccggtacccagctcccagacatttatcacaaatgctgccttcaaagggttctcagcatcagcagagattccacccaccccaaccatgaactgttcttcctccctgcgctctgggaggcgctacaggagcctcaaagCCTGCACtaacaggctcaaaaacagcttctttccccaggctgttacccacctgaacctggctatccactgaatgtctgtaaaatatgtttatactcgtgctcgtttttgttttttactttatcTGTAGTTTCTAGTCTTCATTTGTctatatcttatactatgtttgtctatgtctgtcttgcactgtttggcgaagctgcagccctcatttcatttttacacatgtgcctgcacattgtttttgattacaataaattgaattgaattaaattaatTTATATTAACCTAATCAACGCTTAATTGCTTTTATCATtcttgccccccaccccaccctgtcTCTGCCCCTCCAGCGGCTGCTGCAGGTAGTGAGGTGATCCAGCCACCTCCCCTGGCCTATAAGAAGTGGGGCCTGCAGGACATGGACACCATTGTGGACCACAGCAGCGTGGGTAAGACCCAAAGGGATAGAGGAGGGAGTGGGGAGGCAGGAGGAAtcgatgggtgggtgggtgggtgggtggatgtgatCGATAGCAGGAAATGGATGCAATCATACACCTCACCAGCAGAGTCTGAGAGGCAGAGGGATTTCAAGGACTGTGGCCAGTTAGCACGATTCCTACTACATTGCAGGTCATGTAGCTGCATAAAGGAGTGATGGGGGGGATGAATAGATACATggttggagagagggagggaaggaggctgTGGGAAGGACATGGGCAGCACTGAGAACCAGAGAGGAGGATAAAAGATAAAGTGATCGATGTTACTGTGTGGAGGACTAAAGGGGGGGATAGTGGAATCAGATGGGAGAGAACAATGAAGCTCTCACCATTGGAGGAAGATTAAATAGTGGTACTAAgttgtttctttctctcttttaacTCCTGATTTTGCCCCATCACTTTCTCCCTTTATCCACCCACACATTCTTTCTTTTCCTCATCCTCGTCATTTCCTTATCTGTCCTTCTCCCCCTGTACTGTCTGCCCTCCTATGACCCTCCCACATCTCTCTCCCAAGGCATTATGACGCTGTGTGTGTTCGACCAGATGAAGAACGCCTCTATCCTGGGGGGattccatgcctcagtcaagggcagcCCCCCCGCCATGAGCCAGTACATCACAGTGGGTGGGGGGCCCTACACAGGCTTCTACTATGCCATAGAGgtagattttttggggggggggtgtacttgtgttagtatgtgtgagaaagagagaaggaagagagagagagatttggaaGCGCTTCATTGACACAAATATATGCAACTTAAGCGCCAAGCGTTATCAATGATACACAGTGTCTGTACACGGTAGATACGGACACGGAGTACAAGGACAACAGGAAGAGAAACGCTGTGAAATGGGATGGATGAACACATACATGTATTAaaaatatgagtgtgtgtgtgcatttgtttgtgtgaCTAAATTCTGTTGTTCTAATGTGTAATTTAGTGTAATAATGTATCTCTCCCTCCATATCTCTCTTCAGGGGAGCTCCCAGCCACTGCTCTCCCACGTAGCTCTGGCTGTAGCCAGCAAACTCACCTCAGCCCTCTTCAGTGCCGCCAGgtctgtgtgcgtgcttgtgtgtgcgtgtttctgtGTTTTGAAGTGAACAAGCACAGGCGTTTCATTTTCCCCACCCAGACGGTGCTTAGTTCTGTCTGTCATGTATAGTTGACCCTGGGGAGGCCTGATTGCTGTTTGTATTGACAGTTCACTACCATTGCAACAGCAGCAGCCCAACAAAGAAGCTCAATCAATACTCTGAATTATAGCCTGCTCCCCAACCTCACTGCCATCTTAATCCATATAAAGCCAGAGTTACTGTTTTCTTTCTCCCCTGACACTCGCTTTGTTCTTGTGTTCCGTCTCTTCCATTCACTTACTCTCCTTTATTAATTTTCTCAAAACACAATTTTCTGTTATGTTGACTAATatgcctctctttctgtctctctctctgtctctctgtcgctctctctctctctctcactctctcagtgGCTGGTTAGGGTGGAAAAACAAGAATGAAGAGGAGCCAGCTCAGAAACAGAAGCCCAAAGTGGAGCCAGCCACGCCCTTAGCTGTCAGGTAACCAATAACAAATCTAAACCAGACTGGACCGCCCATCCTTTGTGTTCCATCTTGTAACCATGAAAAAACCTGGAAGCACTTGGCATTTTCACTTGGTACCCATATTTATGTTTCAACAGAAATCCATGATAGACAACCATTCCAACCTGTTCCAACTTCAGGTCTATGAAAAAGACTTGAGTGTAGTCATATGAAGTTTCTTAGGGCTATGTTGTTATCAAAGAATGTCATTGTTCCTTATTAATTATTGTCAGTGTCTTCTTTAACCCTACCCTCCTAACCGGTCCCAATCACTTCTTCCAGGTTTGGGCTCCCAGATTCTCGGCGCCATGGCGAGTCCATCTGCCTGTCCCCCTGCAACACCCTGGCTGGAGTGACAGACGACTTTGGCCGAGTCACCCTGCTGGACTTGGCCAGAGGCATCGCCATCCGCATGTGGAAGGGTGAGGAGAAAGCGGGAGAGACTAAGAGGGAGAGGCTAAAGAAAAGCATGGGACAGAGGACAGGACATCTCTGTAGAGTTGGACAAGTTTAAACAAATTGATGACTGTCTATAATGTGTTATTATTCTTGGCAAAAATTATATCCAGAAATAAACCTTATACCAGGAGCAAAATAACCAGATAGCAGTGCAGCACTGTCGCTTTGCAGTTTTAACAGCACCAATTTATTTAATCTCTTGTGGTTGAGGTGTTTAAACCTGGTCTGCTCATTTGAAAGGAGAAAAGCTTTCTGTATTAAAAAGGGTTCGACCATTGGGTTAACTGTAAAGAGAGCTGTAGTTTCTTTTCAAGAATTATTTGTCTCTCCCTGCCCTTAGGTTACCGTGATGCCCAACTGGGTTGGGTGCAGGTGTCAGAGAGACGGGGTGAGCGGGATTCCTCTCCATCCACTCCCCTCCCTAGACGCCATGCACAGTTCCTGGTCATCTACGCCCCTCGCAGGGGAATCCTGGAGGTGTGGGGTACGCAGCAGGGGCCCCGGGTAGGAGCCTTCACCGTGGGCAAACACTGCAGGTAGacatgcacgcactcacacatATTAATCACTTGGTTCATTGACCTGAAAGCAGAGAAACAATTGTCAATTGTGCAGTGTTGCTGAAGTAGCCAGCAACAGCATGGGTGGGCACAATGGTGAGCTTCAGTCCTACTTAACTGACCTTTTTTGCCTGTCACACCCTGCGGAAAAAGAGGTCTATTGTCAACACTCCTGACCAACCTCTTTTTGAGGAATGTGAGCCTCTTCCCTCAGGACAGAGGATCTGGTTCTGATGGGTTTCGTGCAATAAATTTGCATATTGTAAAAACTCTGCACAAAGCTCCTTTTAGACCTCAAAACTTTGTGTCTACTCCATTTTCAgacttttatgtttttatttcagTGGTTATACTGTTTTTGATTGTGTTGTGATTTGGTCTGGTTCTGTATGTTGTGTCATGATGCAAGCCAAATTACCCATGTGGGACAGTTAAGAACTGAACTAAAATAAACTGAACACATGCCAAATGACAAAGGAATAAATCACTTGATATTATTTATAACCTGTTGTtgcctgacgtgtgtgtgtgtgtgtgtgtgtgtgtgtgtgtgtgcgcgtgcgtgcgtgcgtgcgtgcgtgcgtgtgtgtacgtacTTCCAGGTTGCTTTATGCTGGTTACCGTTTAATGGGGGTGAACAGTGTGACCAGCCAGGGTTGGCAACTCCACACTCAGCAGGTGTGTCTGCTGGACCCCACCACCGGAGCACTCAGAACAGTCACTGTGCCGTTCCACCTGGCCCTcaggtcagtacacacacacactcaaatcccAGAGGCGTGTTATGTCATAGCTTGTTTGTGACCTggcgtctctctgtgtctcttcctCGTTCCAGTGACAAGAAGAGCGAGAGAGCCAAGGACATGCACCTGTTGAAGAGGCTGACCACCATACTTCGGAGCAGGGAGGTAGAACCAGGTAAGAGGCCGATAGATAGGACAGCCAGACGGACAGATCTGTACAGGTGACCTGGGAGGACTTTAACTCTTATGATCTTATTCTTCTGCCTGTCCAATTCTCTTCTCCTCTTAGATATCTTGGAGAATGAAGCCAAGAGTGTGTTGCTGGACATCAAGCACCCTGCCATTAAGAAGCAGGCAaggacaccccccacccccacccccaccccccgacagCACAGACGCAGAAACAAAATCAATTGCTATAAAACCCAAGAGTCATTTGCAATTTCCTAAAACTGCATGTTTTGTCATgggttgtttttgtgttttccttGTAGGCATTGGAGTCCCTGCTGTCCAATAAGAATGCTCCCGTCTCATGTTTGACCAACATCACACGTGCATTACACGACAGTCTCAAAGAACAAGGTACAGTATGATTTTGCTTGGATGTGCACATGGGATTACTCAAGATTCGGGATCCTTTATTGCGCCAGGTAAACTACAGCAGGGTTCAACAGGAATATGTTGTAAGAGGGTGTTGGTGCGCAGTTTGGGGTGAAAAGGTTTGATGATGGGGGGATGAGTTTATCACTGAGCTCTTGGCTGGATGCGGGACTGTTTACACCGCCATAATACATGAAAACTGTAGTGATGTAGGAATATTTGTTATCTCTGTGGTCTGCTGTTGTGGCTTTAAAATTTGCGCTCCTCTATTGGTGTGTAGTATGTTATTGGAAATTTTAAGAATTTAAATTTCCAATCCTGAATGTTTACGTGCAAACAAATATCCTTTTTGAGACTTGCTAAGGCTGGCATATTTAAAATGACAGCTAATTCACAGATGTCCAACTCATTAATGTTTTTGTAGCTGCTCAGTTTAATGCCAACTGTCTGGTCTGGTAGCAGTTTCCCGCAAAAAATAATTTGACTCATAGTTTTTACATCTTCAACATTGCTGCCAACTTTGGAATAACATGGCAGGTAGCAGCGAGTTCAAAACAAAGGGAAGTCGTGACTAATAATCCAATAATGCAGTCAAGGCTTGTAGGAGACCTACCAACAGATACCAAAACATCAAcagctaaaactcaggttcagctATGATATTTACGTGATGTTGTcgtgttgtctaccaacacggggatggtcaattcaaatccctgtgttgcctccggcttggtcgggcgtccctacagacacaattggccgtgtctgcgggtgggaagccggatgtgggaatgtatcctggtcgctgcactagcgcttcctctggtcggtcagggcgcctgttcaggggggagggggaactggagggaatagcgtgatcctcccacgtgctacatccccctgccgaaactcctcactgtcaggtgaaaagaagtggctggcgaccccacgtgtatcggaggagacgtgtggtagtctgcagccctccccggatcggcagaggggtcggagcagtgaccgggatggctcggaagagtggggtaattggccggatacaattggggagaaaaagaggggggggaaagcccaaaaaaaaaagacgcaGAGTAACTTCTGTGAGCTTGTCATAGACTTTGTTTATGGCTCTATGTGTGTAAAagcatttgtgtgtctgtatgtttctgtgtggGCGTGCTTgttcgcacgtgtgtgtgtttactcCTCTTATAGACCCTGAGGCGGTGGACCAAGCACTGCTCCAGCTGTGCTCCTCCCAGCTTAAACTGCTGCAGCTCTACACCGACATCCAGCAGCTGCACTCAGCTGCCGCGGACACTGAGGCATGCTCTGAAGCAGTGcgtttcacacacatgcacatgtgcgcaCAAACACTTGTACACATAAACTGCATCGCCACATAGTCGTATCCTGTGATAAATATTTGAATTAAAGAGACAGGAGTGTTTGCACCCTTAACAGTGACCCCACAgggaatacacacacatacaaaccatACCGTTTTGAGCGTTGTACATTTTTACATTGCATTAATTTGATTTCTGTAGATTCAAGATATTTCTCTAATTACACAAATGGCAGAAATACTTGAAGCATCTCAGATGGCAATTGTTATATTCGAAATTTTAGATCATCTTTTACTCTAGTTGCTCTCTATTAGAGGCACTAAACTCTGGAGCTCATGACCCACCATTACCTGAAGATGGCATACCTTCATTAATGATGTTCAGTCTTGGTTAAAGAGTAAACAAATGTGCTATCATGATGatatataatctatactgtaCTCATATTACTTACTTATATTACCTTTAAAGTATTTTACTTATATTACTTATTACTTTATATTACTTATTACTTATATTTCCCCATAGTCCCATATCATTCGTTCTGTCTCCTcttcttcccttctctctctctcttcgcttcctccctctctttgccCTAGTTGGAGTCCCTGGTGGGCATAGAGGAAGAGTTGTCGCAAGTGGGCCCAACCCTGCAGCGTTACGCCCAGCTCACAGTGAGGCCCTGTGTCTCCTTTGCCCAGGACTCCCCCAACTCCCCCTTACCCGCCCATGCTTTCCTCTCCCAGCTGGAGTGCACCGAGGACGGGGAGGTCAGGGTCATCCGCAGGACAGATGCAGAGTGGAACCAGCTAGGTAACAAACACGCTCAAAGACATGGCTGCAAGGAAAATGCACCGACATACACACAATAATTTCGATATATACCTTATTAGTATACATTACTCATATGCATTATACTCCCCTTGACACTGACACAACATTAAGTTACAAAAGGGTTAAAGAAAATTAATATGCAAATGTGCATTTTATGTTTTCATTCTCAACCTTTAATCGAATAAGTGGACATTCTGTATACGGACATAAATGGTAGCTGAGAGACAGATTTAAAATACCATGTAGATAGTTACTGTTGTGGACTTTGTACTCATATTGCAGAGTGTGTCGGTGACTGAAGTTGTTTTCTTTGGGGTTCCTATGTAGGAAGCTTCCTGTTCTGGGGCTGCCTGTGTGGAGAGAGCCCCCTTCACAGGGTGTGTGACACACTACAGCAGACGGgcatcagcccacatcagctactggtgagacggagggagggaaagaagggTTGATGGAGGAAGAGTCAATGATGTCACATATGGGTGATACTGAGGAGACTGTATGGGGCAGGTGGGGGGGTCAGAAATGAGAGAATTGAGAAATTATTATATAGTTGCCAATTATTTTATGGGTTTTTGTACATGCGTACAGTGATTGCCTGTTGGCTCGGTGCTCTGCCTAGAACACTAGCACGGTTCCTACCCACAAAAAAAGATAAATTTTAGCATTTCtgaattttttcccccaaaattgTTGGCAGGTCAACCACCGTCCTCaatattttgttatttttcagTGACTGTGCTTtcaccccccccttctctctctctctctctctctctctctctctctctctctctctctctctctctctctctctctctctctctctatgtctctttctcactcagtCTCTTGTGCTGAGTGTGTGGCTGCACAGAGAGAAGGAGGTGCTGAAGAATCCAGCGGGGAGTGTTAGAAAGCTACACACACTGCTCATCGCTCTCAGCAACATGAAAGGTGTGTGTTGCACGAGTGTGTGCATTGTACACGTTTGTGTTTCTTCATGGAGAAAAGAAGGACGCTTGTAATGTGATTGTTTTGATAGATGAACGCAGCAACAAGTCATGTGTAATCCAACGTTGCACTGCTTCTGCTTTTCTCAGGCGCAGTGGATGAGTCTTGGGATCCTCagtctatctctccctggtggCAGCAGGTGCGCTGTGCCTGTGTCCAGTCTCACAGTGCTGCAGCCTCACTACTGGCTGCCATGGTAGCTCACCGTGCCGCTAAGGCTAGCATCACAATCCTGGCAGACAGCAAGgtagggaacacacacacaccctgtgctATAACACACTTTCACATATAATACATAATACTGACCAGTAAGAGACTAACACACACtgtcatttctgtgtgtgtgtgtgtgtgtgtgtgtgtgtgtgtgtgtgtgtgtgtgtgtgtgtgtgtgtttgtgtgtgtgtgagatagttgcATTCAGAGTGGGAGGCAGTGTCCCTGGAGCTGGAGCAGTGGGCGGTGTGTGTGCGCCAGCTGGAAGATCTGCTGGCTCTGCAAACCCTGCTATGGGCTCCTCCACCCAAAGGAACAGCAGGGGGCGCTCCATCACAGTGCTCAGTTAAAACCCTGCTGGAGGGTGGCAGAGGTAGGTTGAAACACTACACCCCAACCAGAGGGAAGGATGTTCATCTTTAttctcactctttctttcttttgttgtcTTTGTTCTGTTGTTCTTTCTTTTGTCCGATTACCTTTTTAttttcttgtctatctgtctttctttgCTCCCTTCCTCCTCACCTTCCAGCTACACCTCTACTTTGTtcacttctcttcttctcttccaccAGTCTTCCCTCCAAATGTTACCCCCATCCTTTGACACTCATTTTACAGATCATGTATCAAGCAAAAGAGAGATTTCGGTGGGTTAATGTAAATGTGGGGGTCTCAAGCAAGCGTCTGGTTTTGCTAGCACTTTAAAAGGTTTGGCGTCAGCCTGGTGTTTGCAGGTATTCAAGGCACATCTTCTTTATCTATTCTTGAGttggttattttattttatttattttttattgtctttctgtctttcactACCTAGGTGGAATAGCTGACAGTGTATCGAAGTGGGTGTTCAGGCAGGACTTGGCCCCAGAACGTCTGAAGGAGATTCTCCagacaaaaaaagagaaagggggagaggatGGTTCAAAGCAACaagaagagggagggggagaggaggaggaggagaaagaaagaaaccagGAGGACACAGACCCCAACAGGACAGCAGGTCAGTGCTAAGGAAAATTTGGCCACTTGGCAGACACGGTGGTAACAGATCAAACTTGCAAAtctacttctttctttcttttttttttgtttgggacATGGTGTATCACAGGTCACTGTACCCATTACTTTGGTTCTGAATTGATCCTGCCTACGAGGGTGAAATTATCTAATGTCTGTTTAGTATTTCGGATGTCCCTGAAAATACCTGTCCTTTTATAGCAGTCTATGGACAATCTGCACTTTGTCCTCATTTGTCTATGGTCGGGCTATGACATAACTACCCCATGTGCTATAGTTTGTTATTTGACTCCCACAGTAACTACATTTTGTAATAATTTTAACTACATTCAACCAGGGAGGTGCTGTGAGATTTCAAGTTTCCTTCTCAAGGAAGTCTTGTTCAAGAAATGGCAGTGTTAATTACAAGTTTCacacaaaaaataacaataatgcaCAGCAGTTTATCAAACATAGCATTTTACTCTAATACTCTTGTCTTACAGTACTTTCTCTGTGTTACAACACCCAATTCTTTAAATTCACACATCAGAGGTATAATAGAAAGTTTAACTTGCACAAACAGGTGTTGCTTGAGGACTCGCAGCACTAGTAACCTGTTTTGTTCACCTTGTGTACATTTTGAAATAAAATCCAAGCCAAacactatatatattttttggctGCAGAGTTGTTGGCGGCAGTGTGCCAGCGGTTCCCAGACTCCCTTTCTGCCGACCTGCTCTTCGCCCACTGCTGCTGGGAGTATGTGGTGCAGTGGAACAAGGACCCTGAGGTACACACCCATGCTGCTCTAGGCACATATACAAGCTgtgtagtcacacacacacacacaggtttgttttgttttttttgtatgaaaCTTTATGTATATGGGGAGGAGTTACAATCTgagcggcacgatggcgcagtggttagcgcggtcgcctcacagcaagaaggtcctgggttcgagccccggggtagtccaaccttggtgggtcatcccgggtcgtcttctgtgtggagtttgcatgttctccctgtgtctgcgtaggtttcctccgggtgctccggtttcctcccacagtccaaagacatgtaggtcaggtgacttagccatactaaattgtctctaggtatgaatgggtgtgtgagtgtttgtgtgtgtgcgtgcgtgcgtgcgggcgtgtgcgtgtgtgtgcgggcgggcgggccctgtggtggcctgtccagggcgtctccccgccggccgcccaatgactgctggaataggttccagcatccccgcgatccagagagcaggataagcaattcaGATAATTGATGGAGTTACAGTCTGTTTTATTGAAAATTAAGGGGGAAAAATCGAAAGCTAATTAGATCACCTTGAAAGTAGgatgggtgaaaaaaaaaaggatgaacgACAATTACAGACGAACAGCAAATATATAAGAATCTAAATAAAAGACTGAAAAGATTTTTG
The DNA window shown above is from Lampris incognitus isolate fLamInc1 chromosome 16, fLamInc1.hap2, whole genome shotgun sequence and carries:
- the rab3gap2 gene encoding rab3 GTPase-activating protein non-catalytic subunit isoform X4 codes for the protein MSCCLLEFCRVQELKTVKGFLYQEQKDDPPEEENNQTENELTWDTSDWESAWDNHDVKEDDTTTATVVEEESTEQSAPWLQDCVVSLSPCSDLLVVAREHRAVFLSAKWRTDDSGREEMTLAVSWTGTLNTEEGECVSSVICIPLASQKRSSTGRPDWTCIVVGFSSGCVRFYTENGVLLLAQLLNEDPVLRLKCRTYEIPRHPGVTEQHEELSILYPTALVTIDGFSLFQSLRACRNQVARAAAAGSEVIQPPPLAYKKWGLQDMDTIVDHSSVGIMTLCVFDQMKNASILGGFHASVKGSPPAMSQYITVGGGPYTGFYYAIEGSSQPLLSHVALAVASKLTSALFSAASGWLGWKNKNEEEPAQKQKPKVEPATPLAVRFGLPDSRRHGESICLSPCNTLAGVTDDFGRVTLLDLARGIAIRMWKGYRDAQLGWVQVSERRGERDSSPSTPLPRRHAQFLVIYAPRRGILEVWGTQQGPRVGAFTVGKHCRLLYAGYRLMGVNSVTSQGWQLHTQQVCLLDPTTGALRTVTVPFHLALSDKKSERAKDMHLLKRLTTILRSREVEPDILENEAKSVLLDIKHPAIKKQALESLLSNKNAPVSCLTNITRALHDSLKEQDPEAVDQALLQLCSSQLKLLQLYTDIQQLHSAAADTEACSEALESLVGIEEELSQVGPTLQRYAQLTVRPCVSFAQDSPNSPLPAHAFLSQLECTEDGEVRVIRRTDAEWNQLGSFLFWGCLCGESPLHRVCDTLQQTGISPHQLLSLVLSVWLHREKEVLKNPAGSVRKLHTLLIALSNMKGAVDESWDPQSISPWWQQVRCACVQSHSAAASLLAAMVAHRAAKASITILADSKLHSEWEAVSLELEQWAVCVRQLEDLLALQTLLWAPPPKGTAGGAPSQCSVKTLLEGGRGGIADSVSKWVFRQDLAPERLKEILQTKKEKGGEDGSKQQEEGGGEEEEEKERNQEDTDPNRTAELLAAVCQRFPDSLSADLLFAHCCWEYVVQWNKDPEEGRYMCLAVKHLKLVSSPHIQLGISSMMWSTFIVKRISAAAFLMEKVGKAPKDRLCRRDVGMGDKATTSFLASSIQLLQILMEADSAVEEVPPPELCVEEVWCGAEGPASIAELALEQKGVHYPLVQHHCLLASLLHAAMTFSLKVKPLSLFDSKGKNAFFRDLTTIQLMPSGDVDPGLVSLRQEFLLHLLTGWVQAIDDAPGSAPGASSTPLPTNGPRADWWPSMCLELGSLLQVNPDILRRHLVCELYNQGLDLRAEEVMLEVEDKDVLGSQLLVLTGQRLSYSLLHSQSQTQAAMELLARLPPTLCTWLKAMDPSELRCPLVPLAQISRLVSHLIEILPENHGQYSLALHLLEAVEVLIMED